In Streptomyces capitiformicae, one genomic interval encodes:
- a CDS encoding IS110 family RNA-guided transposase, with amino-acid sequence MIDVSDIGAFLGLDVGKGEHHATAVTPAGKKAFDKRLPNSEPKLREVFGKLQAKHGTVLVVVDQPASIGALPLAVARDMGCPVAYLPGLTMRRIADLYPGEAKTDARDAFVIADAARVMPHTLRSVDLQDETIAELEMIVGFDDDLAGEATRTSNRLRGLLTQIHPSLERVLGPRVQHPAVLKLLDQFGSPAQIRKAGRRRLIALIRPKAPRMAERLVEDIFTALDEQSVVVPGTDAAALIVPSLANSLQAVLDQRKLLATRIEELLENHPLSKVLTSMPGIGVRTGARILIDVGDGSSFPTAAHLAAYAGLAPTTRSSGSSIRGEQPSRRGNKQLKRAFFLSAFAALADPVSRTYYDKKISQGKHHTQALLCLARRRADVLFAMLRDGTFYEPQPAPPA; translated from the coding sequence GTGATCGACGTCAGTGACATCGGCGCCTTCCTCGGCCTGGACGTCGGCAAGGGCGAACACCACGCCACCGCCGTCACCCCGGCCGGGAAGAAGGCCTTCGACAAGCGGCTGCCCAACAGCGAGCCGAAACTCCGCGAAGTGTTCGGCAAACTGCAGGCCAAGCACGGGACCGTGCTCGTGGTGGTCGACCAGCCGGCCTCCATCGGCGCCCTGCCGCTGGCGGTGGCCCGGGACATGGGCTGCCCGGTCGCCTACCTGCCCGGCCTGACGATGCGACGGATCGCCGACCTCTATCCCGGCGAGGCCAAGACCGATGCCCGCGACGCGTTCGTCATCGCCGACGCGGCCCGCGTCATGCCCCACACACTCCGCTCGGTCGACCTCCAGGACGAGACCATCGCCGAGCTGGAGATGATCGTCGGCTTCGACGACGACCTGGCCGGCGAAGCAACCCGCACCAGCAACCGCCTGCGCGGCCTGCTCACCCAGATCCACCCGTCACTGGAACGCGTCCTGGGCCCGCGCGTCCAGCACCCGGCCGTGCTCAAACTCCTCGACCAGTTCGGCTCCCCGGCCCAGATCCGCAAAGCCGGACGCCGACGGCTCATTGCGCTGATACGCCCGAAGGCGCCGCGGATGGCCGAGCGACTCGTCGAAGACATCTTCACCGCACTGGACGAACAGAGCGTCGTCGTCCCGGGCACCGACGCGGCCGCTCTGATCGTCCCCAGCCTCGCCAACTCGCTCCAAGCAGTGCTTGACCAGCGGAAACTCCTGGCCACCCGGATCGAGGAACTGCTGGAGAACCACCCTCTTTCGAAGGTCCTGACGTCCATGCCGGGGATCGGCGTCAGGACCGGAGCCCGCATCCTCATCGACGTCGGCGACGGCAGTTCGTTCCCGACCGCCGCCCACCTCGCCGCCTACGCCGGCCTCGCCCCCACAACCCGCAGTTCTGGCTCCTCGATCCGCGGCGAACAACCCTCCCGCCGCGGAAACAAACAGCTCAAACGGGCCTTCTTCCTGTCCGCGTTCGCAGCTCTGGCCGACCCGGTCTCCCGGACCTACTACGACAAGAAGATCAGCCAGGGAAAGCACCACACCCAAGCCCTCCTCTGCCTCGCGAGACGACGAGCCGACGTGCTCTTCGCGATGCTCCGCGACGGCACCTTCTACGAACCCCAGCCCGCCCCACCAGCTTGA